In Dromiciops gliroides isolate mDroGli1 chromosome 5, mDroGli1.pri, whole genome shotgun sequence, the following are encoded in one genomic region:
- the ARL1 gene encoding ADP-ribosylation factor-like protein 1 — MGGFFSTIFSSLFGTREMRILILGLDGAGKTTILYRLQVGEVVTTIPTIGFNVETVTYKNLKFQVWDLGGQTSIRPYWRCYYSNTDAVIYVVDSCDRDRIGVSKSELVAMLEEEELRKAILVVFANKQDMEQAMTPTEMANSLGLPALKDRKWQIFKTSATKGTGLDEAMEWLVETLKSRQ, encoded by the exons ATGG gtgGCTTTTTCTCAACTATTTTTTCCAGTCTGTTTGGAACACGGGAGATGAGGATTTTAATTTTGGGATTAGATGGAGCTGGAAAAACAACCATCTTGTACAGATTACAAGTTGGAGAAGTTGTTACTACTATTCCCA cCATTGGTTTCAATGTCGAGACGGTAACATACAAAAACCTTAAATTTCAAGTCTGGGATTTAGGAGGACAGACAAGTATCAG GCCATACTGGCGGTGTTATTATTCAAACACAGATGCAGTCATTTATGTTGTAGACAGCTGTGATCGAGACCGAATTGGAGTGTCCAAGTCAGAGTTAGTTGCCATGTTGGAG GAGGAAGAGCTAAGAAAAGCAATTTTAGTGGTGTTTGCAAACAAACAGGACATGGAACAGGCCATGACCCCCACAGAGATGGCAAATTCACTCGGGCTCCCTGCCTTGAAGGACCGAAAATGGCAGATTTTCAAAACATCAGCAACTAAAGGCACTGGCCTTGATGAGGCAATGGAATG GTTGGTAGAAACATTAAAGAGCCGGCAGTAG